In Desulfovibrionales bacterium, a genomic segment contains:
- a CDS encoding hemolysin family protein: protein MDPSPSIYIPIIIFCLLCSTFFSGSETALFSLGRWRLIRLREEGHPKYSLIDGLLARPRRLLISIIIGNDMCNVVASALATPLAVKHFGASGRWVAIVIMTGVIIILCDISPKVLAISHPVSIASFAARPMSLFVKWVAPVRWLAQSTVDVLLRVAGLPRGKRTKFILEKDFLRLVEHGHRAGIIERLERDFIRRAMEFGDTKVAAIMTPRPYIFAVPLDADLSRAVEKIKTRGFSRVPVYEHEINKPVGILHVKDLVGIKLKYAGGTVADLSSRLKPVYYVPETKNVEDLFQEFQKRRIHLAMVVDEYGDLAGLVTMEDILEELFGEIYDEYDQKRMAFEEKGKGVYLVSPRMLIEDFNEITGAHIPSDEVETIGGFVLNLFGELPKEGNSAAYNDLHFTVTKIKGTRILQLKVEREGKAAFHDL, encoded by the coding sequence TTGGACCCTTCACCGTCCATTTATATACCAATAATCATCTTCTGTCTTCTTTGTTCCACCTTCTTTTCCGGCTCAGAAACAGCTCTTTTTTCCCTGGGGCGATGGCGTTTGATTCGTCTCCGGGAGGAAGGTCACCCAAAGTACAGCCTGATAGACGGTCTGTTGGCCCGGCCGCGGCGTCTCCTGATATCTATTATCATCGGCAACGATATGTGTAATGTGGTCGCCTCTGCCCTGGCTACCCCTCTTGCCGTCAAACATTTTGGTGCGTCCGGGCGTTGGGTAGCCATAGTCATCATGACCGGCGTTATAATCATATTGTGTGATATTTCCCCCAAGGTACTGGCTATATCCCACCCGGTATCTATAGCCTCCTTCGCGGCAAGGCCGATGTCTTTGTTTGTAAAATGGGTTGCTCCGGTGCGATGGCTTGCGCAGTCCACAGTAGATGTTCTTCTTAGAGTAGCCGGATTACCCAGGGGGAAAAGGACAAAGTTTATACTGGAAAAAGACTTTCTACGTCTGGTCGAACACGGACACCGCGCCGGGATTATTGAGCGCCTGGAGAGGGATTTTATAAGAAGGGCGATGGAATTCGGCGATACAAAAGTAGCGGCTATCATGACCCCCCGTCCGTATATATTTGCCGTGCCTCTTGATGCCGACCTCTCTCGCGCTGTAGAGAAAATCAAAACGCGAGGGTTCTCACGGGTGCCCGTATATGAGCATGAGATCAACAAGCCGGTCGGGATCCTTCACGTTAAAGATCTTGTGGGCATAAAGTTAAAATACGCCGGAGGCACAGTAGCTGACTTGAGTTCCCGCCTTAAGCCGGTCTATTACGTCCCGGAGACAAAAAACGTTGAGGATCTTTTTCAAGAGTTTCAGAAGCGCCGCATCCATCTGGCCATGGTGGTGGACGAATACGGAGATTTAGCCGGACTGGTAACCATGGAAGATATTCTGGAAGAACTTTTTGGAGAAATATATGATGAATATGACCAGAAAAGGATGGCTTTTGAAGAGAAAGGGAAAGGCGTTTATTTGGTCTCTCCCAGGATGCTTATAGAAGATTTCAACGAGATAACCGGCGCGCATATCCCTTCGGATGAGGTGGAAACCATTGGTGGATTCGTGCTCAACCTTTTTGGCGAATTGCCCAAGGAGGGAAACAGCGCCGCCTATAATGACCTCCACTTTACCGTAACCAAAATAAAAGGGACCCGTATCTTACAACTGAAGGTGGAGAGGGAAGGCAAGGCAGCTTTCCATGACCTATGA
- a CDS encoding hemolysin family protein — protein sequence MTVSDMVYPLSWFIGLLFLEALFSGSEIALVAADRKKMQQMASDGHKGATAALRLLGRPTWLFSTTLLGTNLAMAANTVLTTAWMVEQWRYGSEWLAVLLMPPFVLIFGEIIPKTIFQQKAQQLAPKAAYGITAASYILYPLVWIFARFSHLLTNISERREQPFVTREELKLTLRMDEDEIELDKAEKRLIRKMFSFMETDVSRVMIPLVKVSALPEGAPVADAVRKFREKGYGRLPVYRRRIDNIVGILNAFDLIGVADESLPVSSFMYKPYYVPETKPVDELLLDLQKEGKTIAIVVDEYGGTIGMVTVEDILEEVMGEIADEFDKEAAPFTRLGPNHYLIKGRMEVSQANEQLHLGIPEGDYETIAGFILKELGLIPKQGHIFSYRHLQFIIRKAEARGIEEVEVIVKRKGQEDDKQTATSRGVSAPGAD from the coding sequence ATGACCGTAAGTGATATGGTTTATCCGCTCTCCTGGTTTATCGGCTTGTTATTTCTGGAGGCACTTTTCTCCGGTTCAGAGATAGCCCTGGTAGCCGCTGACCGGAAGAAAATGCAACAAATGGCCTCTGACGGTCATAAAGGGGCAACCGCGGCCTTGAGACTCCTGGGAAGGCCGACCTGGCTATTCTCCACTACGCTTCTTGGGACCAATCTGGCCATGGCCGCCAATACCGTCCTGACGACGGCCTGGATGGTAGAGCAGTGGAGATATGGGAGTGAATGGTTGGCTGTCTTGCTCATGCCGCCTTTCGTCCTCATTTTTGGAGAGATTATCCCAAAGACCATATTCCAGCAAAAAGCACAACAGCTCGCCCCGAAGGCCGCCTACGGCATTACGGCCGCATCTTATATTCTTTATCCCCTGGTCTGGATCTTTGCCCGTTTTTCTCATTTGTTGACAAATATATCGGAAAGAAGGGAGCAGCCTTTTGTCACGCGCGAAGAGCTGAAACTGACCCTTCGTATGGATGAAGACGAGATTGAGCTGGACAAGGCCGAGAAGCGGCTCATACGAAAGATGTTTTCATTCATGGAGACAGACGTGAGCCGGGTGATGATTCCGCTGGTTAAGGTCTCGGCCTTGCCGGAGGGCGCGCCTGTGGCCGATGCCGTCCGGAAATTCCGGGAAAAGGGTTACGGGCGACTGCCTGTTTACCGCAGGCGTATCGATAATATAGTCGGGATATTAAACGCCTTTGATTTAATCGGCGTGGCAGATGAAAGCCTGCCGGTCAGCAGTTTTATGTACAAACCCTACTATGTACCGGAGACCAAACCGGTAGATGAATTGCTGCTTGACTTACAAAAAGAAGGCAAAACTATAGCCATAGTGGTCGATGAGTATGGCGGCACCATAGGCATGGTCACCGTAGAAGATATTCTCGAAGAGGTAATGGGGGAAATAGCGGATGAGTTTGACAAGGAGGCCGCCCCCTTTACCAGGTTGGGCCCAAACCATTATTTGATCAAAGGGCGTATGGAGGTAAGCCAGGCCAATGAGCAGCTACATCTGGGAATCCCGGAAGGCGACTATGAAACCATAGCCGGTTTTATCTTAAAAGAATTGGGGTTAATCCCTAAACAAGGCCATATTTTTTCTTACAGGCATTTACAATTTATTATACGGAAGGCCGAGGCCAGAGGCATAGAAGAAGTGGAAGTTATTGTTAAACGGAAGGGTCAGGAAGATGATAAACAGACAGCGACTAGCCGGGGAGTTTCTGCGCCTGGTGCAGATTGA
- a CDS encoding M20/M25/M40 family metallo-hydrolase has translation MINRQRLAGEFLRLVQIDSPSRQEGAIAQYVRKTFESLDAGVIEDGVGTLIGSESGNLIVRIPGTRRDLPPLMFNAHLDTVEPGRGVKVIQENGTFKSDGQTILGADDKSGIAILIEAIRLLQEGGIAHCPLEFVFTVCEEIGLFGAKSLDYNLLQARMGYALDTSSTTRIISGAPEANSLCIKVQGLAAHAGLEPEKGINAIQIAGEALAAMRLGRIDHETTANIGLVRGGTARNIIPDYIDLEGEVRSHDRRKLADHTEHIRGCLEGAVSAYKEKNKIDGDLPALRLDVTQEYPLMAVGDSHPAVVLAQEAGKALGRRLTPEKSGGGSDANIFNAHGIAAVILGTGMQSVHTTNEYIHLEDMVRTVQLIMEIISTYSRS, from the coding sequence ATGATAAACAGACAGCGACTAGCCGGGGAGTTTCTGCGCCTGGTGCAGATTGACAGCCCTTCGAGGCAGGAAGGCGCTATCGCACAATATGTACGAAAGACATTTGAATCCCTGGACGCCGGGGTAATAGAAGACGGGGTCGGAACGCTCATCGGCAGCGAAAGCGGTAATCTGATCGTCCGCATACCGGGCACACGGAGAGACCTCCCGCCTCTTATGTTCAATGCCCATCTGGATACGGTGGAACCGGGGCGGGGCGTAAAAGTAATCCAGGAGAATGGGACATTTAAAAGCGATGGACAGACCATCCTGGGCGCGGATGATAAGTCCGGCATAGCTATTTTGATTGAGGCAATAAGGCTTTTACAGGAGGGGGGGATAGCCCATTGTCCGCTGGAGTTTGTCTTTACGGTCTGTGAAGAGATAGGGCTTTTCGGGGCTAAGTCCCTTGATTACAATCTGCTCCAGGCCCGGATGGGTTATGCCCTGGATACCAGCTCCACTACCCGCATCATAAGCGGGGCCCCGGAGGCCAACAGCCTTTGCATCAAGGTACAGGGATTGGCCGCCCATGCCGGCCTCGAACCTGAAAAAGGCATAAACGCCATACAGATTGCCGGTGAGGCCCTGGCCGCCATGCGGTTGGGCCGTATTGACCATGAGACTACCGCCAATATCGGGTTGGTACGCGGGGGGACGGCCCGTAATATTATACCGGACTATATAGATCTGGAAGGTGAGGTACGCAGCCACGACCGGCGGAAACTGGCCGATCACACCGAACACATAAGAGGATGTCTTGAGGGGGCGGTCTCAGCCTATAAAGAGAAGAACAAGATAGATGGCGACCTTCCCGCATTGCGCCTGGATGTAACGCAGGAATATCCGTTAATGGCGGTTGGCGACAGCCACCCCGCTGTTGTCCTGGCACAGGAGGCGGGGAAGGCCTTGGGACGCCGGCTCACGCCGGAAAAAAGCGGCGGCGGGAGTGATGCCAACATCTTTAACGCCCATGGCATCGCCGCCGTAATACTGGGCACGGGCATGCAGTCTGTCCACACCACAAACGAATATATTCATCTCGAAGACATGGTCCGGACCGTTCAACTGATTATGGAGATAATCTCCACCTACAGCAGATCATAA
- a CDS encoding YifB family Mg chelatase-like AAA ATPase yields the protein MLAKILSSAVLGVEAYVVEVEVDIAFGLPAFSTVGLPEGAVKESKDRVKSAIKNSGYEFPTHRVTVNLAPADIKKEGTGYDLPIAVGILAATGTINKDNLHHYMLSGELSLDGRIKATKGVLPMAMAARAAGLSGIVVPKENALEGAVVKGIEVLPVEWLSEAVELLNGKSSPTPVDVDTDALFCTAGKSDMDFNEVKGQEHVKRALEIAAAGGHNLLMIGPPGSGKTMLAQRLPTILPAMSFEEALETTKVFSVMGLMPQGSALIAVRPFRQPHHTISDAGLIGGGQIPKPGEVSLAHNGVLFLDELPEFRKNVLEVLRQPLEDGRVTIARASMSLTYPARFMLVAAMNPCPCGYYGSAKHTCSCTHLYIQKYRSKISGPLLDRIDIHVEVPALNYKDLASIHPGESSEEIRKRVDLARRRQKERFEGKPIHCNAQMNTRLIKKFCAIDAESHKLLEVAVNKLGLSARAYSRILKIARTIADIEGEASVKSAHISEAIQYRSLDRRAI from the coding sequence ATGCTGGCAAAGATCCTGAGCAGCGCCGTTCTGGGTGTTGAGGCTTATGTAGTCGAAGTGGAAGTGGATATTGCCTTCGGGCTGCCGGCTTTCTCCACCGTCGGCTTACCCGAGGGCGCAGTAAAAGAAAGCAAAGACCGGGTCAAATCCGCTATCAAGAACTCAGGCTATGAGTTTCCCACCCATCGCGTCACGGTTAATCTGGCCCCGGCGGATATAAAGAAGGAAGGCACAGGATATGACCTGCCCATAGCGGTTGGTATTCTGGCCGCCACCGGAACCATAAACAAAGATAATCTCCACCATTATATGTTATCCGGCGAACTTTCGCTCGATGGCCGTATAAAAGCGACTAAAGGGGTCCTGCCCATGGCTATGGCCGCGCGTGCCGCCGGGCTGTCCGGCATCGTAGTGCCCAAAGAAAATGCCCTGGAAGGAGCGGTCGTAAAGGGCATCGAGGTATTGCCGGTAGAATGGCTTTCCGAGGCAGTGGAGTTACTCAATGGGAAAAGCAGTCCGACCCCGGTGGATGTGGATACGGATGCCCTCTTTTGCACCGCCGGTAAAAGCGATATGGATTTTAATGAGGTCAAGGGGCAGGAACACGTAAAAAGGGCCCTGGAGATTGCCGCGGCCGGGGGCCATAATCTGTTGATGATCGGCCCCCCGGGCTCAGGCAAGACCATGCTGGCGCAGCGCCTGCCGACTATATTGCCGGCCATGAGCTTTGAGGAGGCCCTGGAGACGACCAAGGTCTTTAGTGTCATGGGGCTGATGCCCCAGGGAAGCGCCCTCATTGCCGTCCGCCCTTTCCGTCAGCCGCATCATACCATCTCTGATGCCGGTCTGATCGGGGGCGGTCAGATTCCCAAACCCGGAGAGGTTAGTCTGGCCCACAATGGCGTGCTTTTTCTGGATGAACTGCCGGAATTCAGAAAGAACGTCCTGGAGGTGTTGCGGCAGCCATTAGAGGATGGGCGGGTTACGATCGCGCGGGCCTCCATGTCCCTTACCTATCCGGCCCGGTTTATGCTGGTAGCGGCCATGAATCCCTGCCCGTGCGGTTATTACGGGAGCGCCAAGCACACGTGCAGTTGTACGCATCTTTATATACAAAAATATCGCTCAAAGATTTCCGGCCCGCTTCTCGACCGCATAGACATCCACGTAGAAGTGCCCGCCCTAAACTACAAAGACCTGGCCTCTATCCATCCCGGCGAGTCGTCAGAAGAGATAAGAAAGAGGGTTGATCTGGCCCGCCGGAGGCAAAAGGAACGGTTTGAAGGCAAGCCCATCCACTGCAATGCCCAGATGAATACCCGCCTTATCAAGAAGTTTTGCGCTATTGACGCCGAATCACACAAGCTTCTGGAGGTAGCGGTCAACAAGTTGGGCTTGAGCGCCCGGGCCTACAGCCGCATATTAAAGATTGCCCGCACTATTGCAGATATTGAAGGGGAGGCGTCCGTCAAATCTGCCCATATCTCCGAGGCCATCCAGTACCGCAGTTTGGATCGCAGAGCGATCTGA
- a CDS encoding helix-turn-helix transcriptional regulator codes for MDAGLQIKELAALIGVTEDTVINWEVRNIRPTDRNLEKAVAFIEKPA; via the coding sequence ATGGATGCGGGGCTGCAGATAAAGGAGCTGGCGGCGTTAATCGGGGTAACGGAGGATACGGTGATTAACTGGGAAGTAAGGAACATCAGGCCGACAGACAGGAACCTGGAGAAAGCGGTTGCGTTTATTGAGAAACCAGCGTGA